The following coding sequences are from one Crateriforma spongiae window:
- the topA gene encoding type I DNA topoisomerase, producing MAETTANANSGKQGKSLVIVESPAKARTISKFLGKGYQVEASVGHIRDLPGGAKEMPKKYKKEPWAYLGVNTEQDFTPIYIVPADKKKQVDKLKAALADADSLYLATDEDREGEAISWHLHELLKPKVPVHRLVFHEITREAIQNALNSPREIDDGLVRAQETRRILDRLYGYDVSQLLWKKVGRGLSAGRVQSVAVRLIVQRERERMAFVDATYWDLEAVFKTAAGESLPATLSAVGGRKIPSGKDFDSTNGQLKNPELLQLSESEAADLATRLKESDFEVTSVEVKPFTERPRAPFTTSTMQQEANRKLGMTARRCMQAAQRLYENGYITYMRTDSTTLSTEAVNAARNKVLSEYGEKFLHSSPRVYKSKVKNAQEAHEAIRPAGTDFRLPESVRGELERDQFLLYDLIWKRTIACQMADAQKQRISVVIEGGDATFTASGTSILFEGFLRAYVEGSDDPAKELADKERLLPPVKTEDPLTADSLDPKSHTTQPPARFSEASLTRTLEEKGIGRPSTYASIIETIQNRDYVYKKGNALVPSWTAFSVVRLMENHFGPLVDYEFTAQMEDYLDSISRNEAEALEYLKKFYFGDESVAEGGESKSIGLKPRLESKVEEIDPRVTAKFLLGVPEDGPHREEVFVRVGKYGPFLEQGERKAPIPDGLAPDELNLALAMELFEQASKEDQPLGTHPDTGKPIYVKVGRFGPYIQLGENDDEEKKNKSLLKGMSIDDLTLETACQLLSLPRTLGNHPESGQPIEANDGRYGPYIKCEKDTRSLPAGVSPLSVTLDEAIALLKQPKTRGRAAPKEPIKVFEQKSPVTDNEVKVLEGRYGPYVTDGETNASTPKGTDPKELKFEDALTLLAERAARAPKKKKKAKKKAAKKKATKKAAKKKTTKKKAAKKKAAKKNTKLKGLPSDE from the coding sequence ATGGCCGAAACGACCGCGAACGCTAATTCAGGCAAACAGGGAAAGAGCCTGGTGATCGTCGAATCGCCGGCCAAAGCGCGTACGATTAGCAAATTTTTGGGCAAGGGATACCAGGTCGAGGCCAGTGTTGGCCACATTCGCGACCTGCCCGGTGGCGCCAAAGAAATGCCCAAGAAGTACAAAAAAGAACCTTGGGCCTATCTGGGCGTGAACACCGAACAGGATTTCACGCCGATCTACATCGTCCCGGCCGACAAAAAGAAACAGGTCGACAAGCTGAAAGCCGCTCTGGCCGACGCCGACAGCCTGTACCTGGCGACGGATGAAGACCGCGAAGGGGAAGCGATCAGCTGGCACTTGCACGAGCTGCTGAAGCCCAAAGTGCCGGTGCACCGTCTGGTTTTCCACGAAATCACCCGAGAAGCGATCCAAAACGCGTTGAATTCGCCTCGCGAAATCGACGACGGTCTGGTCCGCGCTCAAGAAACGCGTCGGATTCTGGACCGCTTGTACGGTTACGACGTTTCGCAATTGCTGTGGAAAAAAGTCGGTCGGGGACTATCGGCCGGCCGCGTGCAAAGTGTCGCGGTGCGGCTAATCGTTCAACGCGAACGGGAACGCATGGCGTTCGTCGACGCGACGTACTGGGACTTGGAAGCCGTCTTCAAGACCGCCGCCGGTGAATCGTTGCCCGCCACGTTGTCGGCAGTCGGCGGACGAAAGATCCCCAGCGGAAAAGACTTTGATTCGACCAACGGGCAACTGAAAAATCCCGAGTTGTTACAGCTCAGTGAATCGGAGGCCGCGGATCTGGCGACGCGGTTGAAAGAGTCCGATTTCGAAGTCACGTCGGTGGAGGTCAAGCCGTTCACCGAGCGGCCGAGGGCTCCGTTCACGACCAGCACGATGCAACAGGAAGCCAACCGCAAACTGGGCATGACCGCCCGGCGATGCATGCAGGCGGCCCAGCGGTTGTACGAAAACGGTTACATCACCTACATGCGGACCGACAGCACGACGTTGTCGACCGAAGCGGTCAACGCGGCACGCAACAAAGTCCTCAGCGAATACGGCGAAAAATTCCTGCACAGTTCGCCGCGGGTTTACAAAAGCAAAGTCAAAAACGCCCAGGAAGCTCACGAAGCGATCCGGCCCGCGGGTACGGATTTCCGGTTGCCCGAATCGGTCCGCGGCGAATTGGAACGCGATCAATTTCTGCTGTACGACTTGATCTGGAAACGCACGATCGCCTGTCAAATGGCCGACGCGCAAAAGCAGCGCATCAGCGTGGTGATCGAAGGCGGCGATGCGACCTTCACCGCCAGCGGAACCAGCATCCTGTTCGAAGGTTTCTTGCGGGCCTATGTCGAAGGCAGCGATGACCCGGCCAAGGAATTGGCCGACAAAGAACGCTTGTTGCCGCCGGTCAAAACGGAAGACCCGCTGACCGCCGATTCGCTGGATCCGAAAAGTCACACGACCCAGCCGCCGGCGCGTTTCAGCGAAGCTTCGTTGACGCGAACGCTGGAAGAAAAAGGCATCGGTCGCCCCAGTACGTACGCGTCGATCATCGAAACGATCCAGAACCGCGATTATGTCTACAAAAAAGGCAACGCGCTGGTTCCCAGCTGGACCGCGTTCAGCGTCGTCCGGTTGATGGAAAACCACTTCGGCCCACTGGTCGATTACGAATTCACCGCCCAGATGGAAGACTATCTGGATTCGATCAGCCGCAACGAAGCGGAGGCGTTGGAGTATCTGAAGAAGTTTTACTTCGGCGATGAATCCGTGGCCGAAGGCGGGGAATCGAAATCGATCGGCCTGAAACCTCGTTTGGAAAGCAAGGTCGAAGAAATCGATCCGCGGGTCACCGCCAAATTCTTGCTGGGTGTTCCCGAAGACGGGCCACACCGCGAAGAAGTTTTTGTGCGGGTCGGCAAGTACGGACCGTTTCTGGAACAGGGGGAACGCAAGGCGCCGATTCCCGACGGCCTGGCACCGGATGAACTGAACCTGGCCCTGGCCATGGAACTGTTCGAACAGGCGTCCAAGGAAGACCAACCGCTGGGCACGCATCCCGATACGGGCAAGCCGATCTATGTGAAGGTCGGTCGGTTCGGGCCGTACATCCAGTTGGGCGAAAACGACGACGAAGAAAAGAAGAACAAGTCGTTGCTAAAGGGCATGTCGATCGACGACCTGACATTGGAAACCGCTTGTCAGTTGTTGTCGTTGCCACGGACGCTGGGCAATCATCCCGAATCGGGCCAGCCGATCGAAGCCAACGACGGACGTTACGGGCCGTACATCAAATGCGAAAAGGACACGCGTTCGCTGCCCGCCGGCGTGTCACCGCTCAGTGTGACCTTGGACGAAGCGATCGCGCTGTTGAAACAGCCCAAGACTCGGGGGCGTGCGGCACCGAAAGAGCCGATCAAGGTTTTCGAACAAAAATCACCCGTCACCGATAATGAAGTCAAGGTGCTGGAGGGTCGCTATGGACCCTACGTTACCGATGGTGAAACCAACGCATCGACGCCCAAGGGCACCGACCCGAAGGAATTGAAGTTCGAAGACGCGTTGACGCTGTTGGCCGAACGGGCCGCTCGGGCGCCGAAGAAAAAGAAAAAGGCCAAGAAGAAAGCCGCCAAGAAAAAGGCGACCAAGAAAGCGGCCAAGAAGAAAACCACGAAGAAGAAAGCGGCAAAGAAAAAGGCCGCCAAGAAAAACACCAAGCTGAAAGGCTTGCCCAGCGACGAATAG
- a CDS encoding DUF6800 family protein — MAGIERVREIKRLRTRRKKTKYLVNRAKNGSMEKAEVIRKLRALTPGAEDIIKREGLA; from the coding sequence ATGGCTGGAATCGAACGCGTCCGCGAAATCAAACGTCTGCGCACCCGTCGCAAGAAGACCAAGTACCTGGTCAATCGTGCCAAAAACGGCTCGATGGAAAAAGCCGAAGTGATTCGCAAGCTGCGTGCGTTGACCCCGGGCGCCGAAGACATCATCAAGCGTGAAGGCCTGGCCTGA
- a CDS encoding ABC transporter ATP-binding protein, with protein MTETPAEQASSEPTTAAKRPMIEAIGLSKFYGPFAASRDITFSVGEGELVAFLGPNGAGKSTTMKMLTGYIAPSEGVAKIAGHNMMEDRIAGSRRLGYLPESGPLYYEMTPMAMLSFFADARGLSSAIKKDRIDKVVDICDLSTVMYKPISKLSKGFKQRVGMSQALLHEPDVLILDEPTAGLDPNQIRGVRKTMRRLSETKTILLSTHILQEVEAMADRVVLINEGRMRYDGSVEGLRQRGDGDLDDAFHSLTLGEAMEPSET; from the coding sequence ATGACAGAAACGCCTGCTGAACAGGCTTCTAGCGAGCCCACCACCGCGGCCAAACGGCCGATGATCGAAGCGATCGGACTTTCCAAGTTCTACGGTCCCTTCGCCGCCAGCCGTGACATCACCTTTTCGGTCGGCGAAGGCGAATTGGTCGCTTTCCTTGGCCCCAATGGTGCAGGCAAAAGCACCACGATGAAGATGTTGACCGGTTACATCGCGCCCAGCGAAGGTGTCGCGAAGATCGCCGGGCACAACATGATGGAAGACCGAATCGCCGGCAGCCGTCGTCTGGGGTACCTGCCCGAAAGCGGCCCGCTGTATTACGAAATGACCCCGATGGCGATGCTCAGTTTCTTCGCCGACGCCCGTGGGCTTTCATCGGCGATCAAGAAAGACCGCATCGACAAAGTGGTCGACATTTGTGACTTGTCGACCGTCATGTACAAACCGATCAGCAAGCTGTCCAAGGGTTTCAAGCAGCGTGTCGGCATGAGCCAAGCACTGTTGCACGAACCCGACGTGTTGATCTTGGACGAACCGACCGCCGGTCTGGATCCCAACCAGATTCGCGGCGTCCGAAAAACGATGCGACGGCTGAGTGAAACCAAGACGATTTTGCTGTCGACGCACATTCTGCAGGAAGTCGAAGCGATGGCCGATCGTGTCGTGCTGATCAACGAAGGTCGTATGCGTTACGACGGCAGCGTCGAAGGTTTGCGTCAGCGCGGCGACGGTGACCTGGACGATGCGTTCCATTCGCTGACCCTTGGCGAAGCGATGGAACCGTCGGAGACTTGA
- a CDS encoding Gldg family protein, which translates to MALDNVTSALISLLIMDLVFLLVLVAVVALLAGTKKAAFAVMKRNFVGYFSNPTGYVFLCIFVFLTSVAAFWPYEFFNSNLATLDQLNYWYPLIMLVFIPAITMSIWAEEKRQGTDELLLTLPADDFDIVIGKYMSAAAIFTASLLFSQLSTFTTLAILTQGGLDTGLIFTTYLGYWFVGLTMIAIGMIASFLTGNLTVGFILGALFNAPLAFASLADSISPNRAIAQWIAGSGIARPFDDFGRGVISSSSVVYFILVAAVALYVCMILIGRRHWTGGKDGSGMVWHYLARTLALVVFTVGAVLAFRNQDVVRHDATEGKVSSLAGATKDLIQNLDADRPIVVDAFISSDVPELYAKTRYELINLLKEFRSEASKRGRTIEVNLYDGIELFSEEAALAAERFGIEPVERMVREKGAFQQKQFILGAAFKSGLQKVTVPIFEYGIPTEYELVRSINTVASGAKKRLGLVTTDARLMGGVVTAGMQMQRVEKHPLVDELSKQYEVEEVDMNSPVTPGMYDVLVAVQPSSLSPPQFERFVDAVKAGVPTAIFEDPLPVGRSYITPTGRPKQGGGGMAAMFGGGQQEPKGDIRQLWDVLELDVPGQPNMNQLYDSKLAWQAHNPYPNLAESANELWVFIDENQQGLREGDAMNDESRITSGLSQVLAIMPGVVDGKSESNLNHIPLMSTGENSGSLSYTEVEQALNTRQPISQLINSVQPGRHIAIAIEGKGGDEEDDTVDEGDAESTDDDQADAKDHPIRAVYVADTDLMLPDFLLIRADPNAAQDVRFQFQNVTFILNAIDWLADQTQFIDVRNHEPIFASLKMIDSVKDQAMGDVRLRSKEFQNDYDAAVREAEEKMQSEIQSLQKEIEKLTKQSQDGKIPTSVLREKQTTFAMMQEAQQRALAVKTQKFERQRDKKVQEIERLADQKVTEIQNKVKTAAVVLPCIPPLVIGVIVFASRRLRERETITKARLK; encoded by the coding sequence ATGGCACTCGACAACGTTACATCCGCCTTGATCAGTTTGCTGATCATGGACCTCGTGTTTTTGTTGGTCTTGGTTGCCGTCGTCGCATTATTGGCGGGCACCAAGAAGGCCGCGTTCGCGGTGATGAAACGAAACTTCGTCGGATACTTCAGCAATCCGACCGGTTACGTTTTCCTGTGCATCTTCGTCTTCCTGACGTCGGTCGCCGCGTTTTGGCCCTATGAGTTCTTCAACAGCAATTTGGCCACGCTGGATCAACTGAATTACTGGTACCCGTTGATCATGCTGGTCTTCATTCCGGCGATCACGATGTCGATCTGGGCGGAAGAAAAGCGTCAGGGGACCGATGAATTGCTGCTGACACTGCCGGCCGACGACTTCGACATCGTGATCGGTAAATACATGTCGGCGGCCGCGATTTTCACCGCGTCGCTGCTGTTCAGCCAACTCAGCACGTTCACCACGCTGGCCATCTTGACCCAAGGCGGTCTGGATACCGGGCTGATCTTCACGACATACTTGGGCTATTGGTTCGTCGGATTGACGATGATCGCCATCGGCATGATTGCGTCGTTCCTGACGGGGAACTTGACGGTCGGGTTCATCCTGGGGGCTCTGTTCAATGCCCCGCTGGCATTCGCGTCGCTGGCCGATTCGATCAGCCCCAACCGTGCGATCGCTCAGTGGATCGCCGGCAGCGGAATCGCTCGGCCATTTGATGATTTCGGTCGCGGCGTGATCAGCAGTTCGTCGGTCGTCTACTTCATCCTGGTTGCCGCAGTCGCCCTATACGTTTGCATGATTTTGATCGGCCGTCGCCACTGGACCGGCGGCAAAGATGGCAGCGGGATGGTGTGGCACTACCTGGCCCGGACGCTTGCCCTGGTCGTCTTCACCGTCGGTGCCGTTTTGGCGTTCCGAAACCAAGACGTCGTTCGGCACGACGCGACCGAAGGCAAAGTCAGTTCGCTGGCCGGTGCCACCAAGGACCTGATTCAAAACTTGGATGCCGATCGGCCGATCGTCGTCGATGCTTTCATCAGCAGTGACGTTCCGGAACTGTACGCCAAGACGCGGTACGAATTGATCAACCTGTTGAAGGAGTTCCGCAGCGAAGCCAGCAAACGCGGCCGAACGATCGAAGTCAACTTGTACGACGGTATCGAACTGTTTAGCGAGGAAGCCGCGTTGGCCGCCGAGCGATTCGGTATCGAACCGGTCGAACGAATGGTCCGCGAAAAGGGGGCATTTCAACAGAAACAGTTCATTCTGGGTGCGGCGTTCAAATCGGGGCTACAGAAAGTGACCGTGCCCATCTTTGAGTATGGCATTCCCACCGAATACGAACTGGTCCGCAGTATCAACACGGTCGCCAGTGGTGCGAAGAAGCGTCTGGGATTGGTCACCACCGATGCCAGGTTGATGGGCGGCGTCGTCACCGCGGGCATGCAAATGCAGCGTGTTGAAAAGCACCCGTTGGTCGACGAGTTGTCCAAGCAGTACGAAGTCGAAGAAGTCGACATGAATTCGCCGGTCACCCCGGGCATGTACGACGTGTTGGTCGCGGTTCAGCCGTCGTCGTTGTCACCGCCTCAATTCGAGCGCTTCGTCGATGCGGTCAAAGCGGGCGTGCCCACGGCGATCTTCGAAGATCCGTTGCCGGTCGGTCGCAGCTACATCACCCCCACCGGTCGTCCCAAACAGGGTGGTGGCGGTATGGCCGCGATGTTTGGCGGCGGACAACAAGAACCCAAAGGCGACATTCGCCAACTGTGGGACGTGTTGGAATTGGACGTTCCCGGCCAACCCAACATGAACCAGCTGTATGATTCCAAGTTGGCTTGGCAGGCACACAACCCGTACCCGAACTTGGCCGAATCCGCCAATGAATTGTGGGTCTTCATCGACGAAAATCAGCAAGGCCTTCGCGAAGGCGACGCGATGAACGATGAAAGTCGCATCACGTCGGGACTGTCCCAAGTCTTGGCGATCATGCCCGGTGTGGTCGACGGGAAAAGCGAATCAAACCTGAATCACATCCCGTTGATGTCGACGGGCGAAAACAGTGGTTCCTTGTCCTACACCGAAGTCGAACAGGCGCTCAACACTCGCCAGCCGATTTCGCAACTGATCAATTCCGTCCAGCCCGGCCGTCACATCGCGATCGCGATCGAAGGCAAGGGCGGCGACGAAGAGGATGACACCGTCGATGAAGGCGATGCCGAATCCACCGATGATGATCAGGCGGACGCCAAGGATCATCCGATCCGTGCCGTCTATGTCGCCGACACGGACTTGATGTTGCCTGATTTCCTGTTGATCCGGGCCGATCCGAACGCCGCACAAGATGTTCGGTTCCAATTCCAAAACGTGACCTTCATCCTGAACGCGATCGACTGGCTGGCTGACCAGACTCAGTTCATCGACGTGCGAAACCACGAACCGATTTTTGCCAGCCTGAAGATGATCGACTCGGTCAAAGACCAGGCGATGGGCGACGTGCGTTTGCGATCCAAGGAATTCCAAAACGACTACGACGCCGCGGTCCGCGAAGCAGAAGAAAAGATGCAAAGCGAGATTCAGTCGCTGCAGAAGGAAATCGAAAAGCTGACCAAGCAAAGCCAGGACGGAAAGATTCCGACGTCCGTCCTGCGTGAAAAACAAACGACGTTCGCGATGATGCAGGAAGCACAGCAACGAGCGTTGGCGGTCAAAACCCAAAAGTTCGAACGTCAACGGGACAAAAAGGTCCAGGAAATCGAACGCCTGGCTGACCAGAAGGTCACCGAGATCCAAAACAAAGTGAAAACCGCCGCGGTCGTTTTGCCGTGTATCCCACCGTTGGTCATCGGCGTCATCGTCTTTGCGTCACGTCGATTGCGTGAACGCGAAACCATCACCAAGGCACGATTGAAATAG
- a CDS encoding DUF4340 domain-containing protein: protein MNENTKTGIFWGAAAVMMGIGAMLAWPTKTTNELDSVIGQPLFGEFKDPLAAQSLRIVTYDAEQAKLKPFEVRKDGETGLWTIPSRSGYPADAVDQMTDAANALVDLKILDIQTENAEDHDDLGVLEPKLEDLEGGEDGVGRLVTFKDSSQKTLASLIVGFPVKDEEGKIYVRKPGEDPVYVVKLDDSPLTTKFQDWIEEDLLQLSSIEISQVQIKDYTASLNATINGLTVQWDRNFEATASVDGSDWSIDQLLVYDANNPQAEPTPAEIPEDASANKETLDEMKNALDDLRIVDVVRKPEGMSASLKADESLVSNNEARQSLLDRGFFPVGDDIISAYGETTVTLDDGVQYVLRFGDVTGMTEEQEDASEDDEEGSDEEASGTGVNRYLLVTTRVKDDFFPAPELDEVPKDLDDLDALMKQRMEASMPAEPTEAEQPEDEATPQEADTAEAESSPSDESESMEADDESAASEEAEEPSADEGSEESTPSEEASTEEVSDDAEDADGDDSQADAPEQQTVEGEAEGQGSGGGMQADDESTADDAGQAPEDEASEEEAEGDQETASQEDAASSDEASDDTSEAAPETSDEGDDQISYEDMTEEEKLELLEAEQEKITKANQRKLDERKEKVDAAARRVRELNERFADWYYVIPESTYRELRISRDDLFASETDDAAAPGGPTAPGGMQLPSGPSFGMPPTPQTP, encoded by the coding sequence ATGAACGAAAACACCAAAACCGGAATTTTTTGGGGGGCCGCCGCTGTCATGATGGGCATCGGCGCGATGCTCGCTTGGCCCACCAAGACGACCAACGAATTGGATTCCGTCATCGGGCAACCGTTGTTCGGCGAATTCAAAGACCCATTGGCGGCACAGAGTTTGCGCATCGTTACGTACGACGCGGAACAAGCCAAACTGAAACCGTTCGAAGTCCGCAAGGACGGGGAAACCGGGCTGTGGACGATCCCGTCACGCAGCGGTTATCCCGCCGACGCGGTCGATCAAATGACCGATGCGGCCAACGCACTGGTCGACCTCAAAATCTTGGACATCCAAACCGAGAATGCCGAGGACCATGATGATCTGGGCGTTTTGGAGCCCAAGTTGGAAGACTTGGAAGGCGGTGAAGACGGCGTCGGACGCTTGGTGACGTTCAAGGATTCGTCACAAAAGACCCTGGCATCGCTGATCGTCGGTTTCCCCGTCAAAGACGAAGAGGGCAAGATCTATGTCCGCAAACCTGGTGAAGATCCGGTCTACGTCGTCAAACTGGACGATTCGCCGCTGACGACGAAGTTCCAGGATTGGATCGAAGAAGATCTGTTGCAGCTTTCCAGCATTGAAATCAGCCAGGTCCAAATCAAAGACTACACCGCATCGCTGAACGCGACCATCAACGGTTTGACCGTCCAGTGGGACCGGAATTTCGAAGCCACCGCCTCGGTCGATGGCAGCGATTGGTCGATCGACCAGTTGTTGGTGTACGACGCAAACAATCCGCAAGCCGAACCCACGCCGGCGGAGATTCCCGAAGACGCTTCGGCCAACAAAGAAACCTTGGACGAAATGAAGAACGCGTTGGATGATCTGCGGATCGTCGACGTCGTTCGAAAACCCGAAGGGATGTCGGCAAGCTTGAAGGCCGACGAATCGCTGGTCAGCAATAACGAAGCCCGGCAATCATTGCTGGATCGGGGGTTCTTCCCGGTCGGCGATGACATCATCAGTGCTTATGGCGAAACCACCGTCACCCTGGACGATGGCGTGCAATACGTCCTGCGGTTCGGCGATGTGACGGGGATGACCGAAGAACAGGAAGATGCATCGGAGGATGATGAAGAAGGATCCGACGAAGAAGCGTCCGGAACCGGTGTGAACCGCTATCTGTTGGTGACCACTCGTGTCAAAGACGATTTCTTTCCGGCGCCCGAACTGGATGAAGTCCCCAAGGATCTGGACGACCTGGACGCGCTGATGAAACAACGTATGGAAGCGTCGATGCCGGCCGAGCCGACCGAAGCCGAACAACCGGAAGACGAGGCAACGCCACAAGAGGCGGACACCGCCGAAGCGGAATCTTCGCCAAGCGACGAATCGGAGTCGATGGAAGCCGACGATGAATCGGCGGCCAGTGAAGAAGCTGAGGAGCCGTCGGCCGACGAAGGATCGGAAGAATCGACGCCGTCTGAGGAAGCATCGACCGAGGAAGTATCCGACGATGCGGAGGATGCCGATGGCGACGATTCGCAGGCCGACGCACCCGAACAGCAAACGGTCGAAGGCGAAGCGGAAGGCCAGGGCAGCGGCGGTGGTATGCAGGCCGACGATGAATCAACCGCCGATGACGCCGGGCAGGCCCCTGAAGATGAGGCTTCGGAAGAAGAGGCCGAGGGCGATCAAGAGACCGCTTCGCAGGAAGACGCCGCTTCTTCTGACGAGGCCTCGGATGACACTTCCGAAGCAGCACCGGAGACCTCGGACGAAGGCGATGACCAAATCTCCTATGAGGACATGACCGAGGAGGAGAAGCTGGAGTTGCTGGAAGCCGAGCAGGAGAAGATCACCAAGGCGAACCAACGCAAGTTGGATGAACGCAAGGAAAAAGTGGATGCCGCGGCACGCCGCGTTCGCGAGCTGAACGAAAGGTTTGCGGATTGGTATTACGTGATTCCTGAATCCACTTACCGTGAATTGCGAATCAGCCGCGATGATCTGTTCGCATCGGAAACGGACGATGCGGCTGCCCCGGGTGGACCGACTGCACCGGGCGGGATGCAATTGCCAAGTGGTCCCAGCTTTGGGATGCCGCCCACGCCTCAGACGCCCTGA
- a CDS encoding PAS domain-containing sensor histidine kinase — protein sequence MNASGLGQLSGESFSDSHVIAWAFGAVVAVGLDRAVRYLRESRQRKTERKPIDSPANLSTQHLLDTIVNSIPSSVFWKDRDSVYLGCNQAFADAAGLADPAQIVGLTDFDLPWSKEEAEFYRQCDRDVMERRQVILNLEEPQTRPGGQVEVLLTSKTPLTSEDDDVIGIVGIFSDITEMRQAQAQRDRLLVEAAELAQVIRDSPDEVFIFSRDDLRFVDVNQGACDATGYSVEELRQMTPMDLRPDFDEQEYRSLIEPLATGEVSHLEIQATHQDRDGNTSPVKVNLHATDYRGKAVYVAFVSDLTEVKRLEQRLVQAQKLESIGQLSTGIAHEINTPMQFLHNNVSYLNLCCSRLFGAVDGLRDIALQADSLDLAAREQLVADLEYKFNLDHTRRQLSQAISDSEDGIDRTVQILEAMKQFSHPGVRERSGFDLNEMVQSTLTISRHRWKDSAAVEVDLAEPLPVVQGYPADIGQVILNLVVNSVDAIEDRFGDSGKGLIRISSCEDNGGVVLTVQDDGGGIDEAIIHRVFDPFFTTKEVGQGTGQGLSICHDVVTKMHGGQLEVDTVPGDGTTFKMWLPAEAPAVEPELEPSVTDQQLAMLGF from the coding sequence ATGAACGCGTCAGGCTTGGGGCAGTTGTCGGGTGAATCCTTCAGCGACAGTCATGTGATTGCCTGGGCGTTTGGGGCAGTGGTTGCCGTCGGCCTGGATCGTGCTGTCCGCTATCTTCGCGAATCACGCCAACGAAAAACCGAACGCAAGCCCATTGATTCGCCGGCCAATCTCAGCACTCAACATTTGCTGGATACGATCGTTAATAGCATCCCGAGTTCTGTGTTTTGGAAAGATCGTGATTCGGTCTATCTCGGGTGCAATCAAGCGTTCGCCGATGCCGCAGGCTTGGCCGATCCCGCCCAGATCGTGGGGCTGACCGATTTTGATCTGCCCTGGTCCAAGGAAGAAGCCGAGTTCTATCGGCAATGTGACCGCGATGTCATGGAGCGTCGTCAAGTCATTTTGAATCTGGAAGAACCGCAAACGCGCCCCGGCGGGCAGGTCGAAGTCTTGTTGACCAGCAAAACGCCGCTGACAAGCGAAGACGACGATGTTATCGGCATCGTAGGCATCTTCAGTGATATCACTGAAATGCGTCAGGCCCAGGCACAGCGAGACCGCTTGCTGGTCGAAGCAGCTGAGTTGGCCCAAGTGATTCGTGATTCACCCGACGAAGTGTTCATCTTTTCTCGCGATGACTTGCGATTTGTCGACGTTAATCAAGGTGCCTGTGACGCAACCGGTTACAGCGTCGAAGAATTGCGTCAAATGACGCCAATGGACTTGCGGCCTGACTTTGACGAACAGGAATATCGATCACTGATCGAACCTTTGGCGACGGGCGAAGTGTCGCATTTGGAAATCCAAGCGACGCACCAAGATCGTGACGGCAACACCAGTCCTGTCAAAGTTAACCTTCACGCGACGGACTATCGTGGGAAAGCCGTGTACGTTGCCTTCGTCAGTGACTTGACCGAAGTGAAACGGTTGGAACAGCGGTTAGTCCAGGCACAGAAACTGGAATCCATCGGTCAACTATCAACGGGCATCGCCCACGAAATCAATACACCGATGCAGTTCTTGCACAACAATGTTTCGTATTTGAACCTTTGTTGTTCGCGGCTGTTCGGCGCGGTCGATGGGCTTCGTGACATTGCGTTGCAAGCGGATTCGCTTGATCTGGCGGCGCGGGAGCAATTGGTTGCCGATCTGGAATACAAGTTCAACCTGGATCACACACGCAGACAGCTTTCCCAGGCGATCAGCGACAGCGAAGATGGCATTGATCGGACGGTCCAGATTTTGGAGGCGATGAAACAGTTTTCGCATCCTGGCGTCCGGGAACGTTCCGGGTTCGATTTGAACGAGATGGTGCAGAGCACCCTGACCATTTCACGACATCGATGGAAGGATTCCGCAGCAGTGGAGGTCGATCTGGCCGAACCGCTGCCCGTGGTTCAGGGGTATCCCGCCGACATCGGCCAAGTGATTCTGAACCTGGTGGTGAATTCCGTTGACGCGATTGAAGATCGTTTCGGCGACTCTGGCAAAGGATTGATCCGGATCAGTTCTTGCGAAGACAACGGCGGTGTTGTCTTGACAGTACAAGACGACGGCGGCGGGATCGACGAAGCGATCATACACCGTGTCTTCGACCCGTTCTTCACGACCAAGGAAGTCGGCCAAGGAACTGGGCAAGGTCTTTCGATCTGTCATGACGTCGTCACGAAGATGCACGGCGGTCAACTGGAGGTCGACACGGTGCCGGGTGACGGCACAACGTTCAAAATGTGGTTGCCGGCGGAAGCCCCGGCGGTGGAACCCGAACTTGAACCGAGCGTGACCGACCAGCAATTAGCAATGCTGGGATTTTGA